The genomic window GTAAGTATCTGAATATCTCTCATACCGATAAAAACCCGCATTACTACCGCAAAAAACAGAATCACCTATAGCAAAAGCAATTGTTTGCTGGGCGTCACAGGTTGCATTGCTACATCCATTTACTGTGGGGACATTTATTTTATTCAACCAGATGCCAGTAGTTTGAGCATAAATATTATCAATATTATTAATCAGAGTCAATAAAAAAGTAACAAAATACAACAACGTATTTAAATTAATTAGCCTCATATAAAATCTATTTTACAATTATTATGATCAAAATTTTCACTGTTGTTTAATTTAAACCTGTTTAAATTGTTGACATGCCAGTCAAGACAAGGCGTATTTTCATTTACCCTTTGCATCAGTACTTTCACCGTCTTCAAGAATTCAATATTCCAAAGGCGGTAAGTATCAGAAGCTTGTCCGTACCAGTCCTGACAGTTCAGTTGTTGCTTAAATCTTGTCAATACATCATTCCATACTAAGCCTTCTCTGAATGATCCTCTCTGGAATTCCCTTTGAAGTTCAGCTTGCATATCCCGGATGCCTTGAGCATTACAATTTTTAAGTTTCAGGTACCTTTTATGGTCAATAAACCTCCAATTGCCGGTTTTTATTCGGGCAACGATGTAACGGTTAGTTGGCTGTGGGGAATTACTTGCCAGTGTATACAACACCAGGTCTTTGCTTTCATCGGGTGGCGCGGCGCGGTTAAAGGCCTGCAAATAGGCAAAATGGGCCTGGGCTTTGCCCGTCTCATCCTTATATCTTCTGCTATTGAAGAACCATTCTTCAAAGCCAAACCCGTAACGATGTTCGTGGGTTGTGTTGTTGGTGCTTTTACCTTGAGCCCCACTTGGCAATTGCCACAGGTGTTTATGGTCGTAGCTCAGTCGTATATAATATGCCATGGTGTTGAATTAATTCTTAAAGTTTGTCTTTATCATCCTGAATCAATTCCGCTCAGCTCTTTTATTCTTCATCCTTAGAACATCCCCTGCCTACTCTATTTTTCTTCGATCGTTAATGTATTTCCACATTTTCATCTAATCAATTATTTAACTTTTTGTATAATAATTTATTATTAATAATAACAAATTTAGTATATTTAATAACTTTTTCAAATAAAAATTGTCTTTTTGTTTGTCAAATATGTGTGACTTTTGCTAATGCAAATGCACATAGGCTTACAAATAAAACTGGCGCGTATAGCAAAGGGTTTAACCCAGCAGGAATTGGCGGAGCGTATCTTCAAAACACGCCCGCTGGTATCGCATATTGAGCAAAGGGGCGAGGTAAACGAAAAAACACTGGCGGATATAAGAAAGATATTGGATATGTCTGAGCAAAATAACCCGGTAAGCAAAGATAGCGTAGGCTATGATGCTAATGTGCAGCAAAAGTTTTTACAGCAGGAAGTGGAACACCTGCTGCGCGAAATTGAACTGCTCAAAAGCGAAAATGAGGTTCTGCGCCAGTTGGCCGATACTCAAAAGCAACTGATTGAAAGGTTAAAGGGATAACGGCAAGACCTTTCTTAAAGCAATATTCCTCTCGCCGCTCGAAAGGACAATAAAAGAAACCTGTAATCGTAATGACAAGAGAGGAAATTTCTGTGTGCCAGAATTAGTTTCAACTAAACACACTTCTACACATCATAATTCAGCACACTCTGCGCCCATCGTTCTATTTCTTCTGTTTTCATGTTTTTCGTTTCGCATAATCTTCCACCTGGTCTTTGGCTATCTTACCTATGCCGAAATACTTACTGTCTGGATGCGAGAAATACCATCCGCTTACGCTCGATGCCGGATACATCGCATTGCTTTCCGTTAAAATAATGCCGGCATTCTTTTCTGCATCCAGCAACTTAAATAGCATCGGTTTTTCGGTATGGTCCGGGCAGGCCGGATAGCCCGGCGCCGGACGAATACCTTCGTATTTTTCCTTGATCAGCTCATCGTTGCCCAGCTGCTCATGCAGGGCATATCCCCACCATTCCTTGCGTACCCGCTCGTGCATGCGTTCGGCGAACGCTTCTGCCAATCGGTCCGCCAAAGCCGCCAGCATGATCTTGTTGTAGTCATCGTGCTGTTCTTCAAAATGTTTCAGCCATTTTTCAATACCGATCCCGGTGGTCACGGCAAAGCCGCCGATGTAATCCTGTTTGCCGCTTTCTTTCGGCGCCACAAAATCACTCAGGCAGTAGTTCGGAAGTCCTTCCCCTTTCTTGTTTTGCTGGCGCAGGTGGTGCAGAGACACACCCCTTAATCCCCTCTCAAGAGGGGAAACCGGTTCCTGCTCGTTATTTTCGGAAGCAGTAATGATAATATCATCTGTATCGCTGTTGGCTTCAAAAAACCCGATGACCGCTTTTGCCGTCAGCCATTTTTCGGCAATGATTGTATCGAGTAAGGCATTGGCGTCATGGAACAATTTTTTCGCTTCCACGCCCACAATCTTATCTTCTAAGATATTCGGATACTTTCCGTGCAATTCCCAGGTGGAGAAAAAGGGTGTCCAGTCAATATACGGCCGTATTTCCGACAAATCGTACTCTTCAAAAACCCGGGTGCCCAGGAAACTTGGTTTCGGCGGGTTGTAGTGTTCCCAGTCTAACTGCAATTTGTTTTTGCGGGCCTCTTCGAGCGAAATATAATCTTTGATGATTTGTTTGCCCTGATGCCTTTCGCGCATCATCTCGTATTCCGATTTGATATCGGAGATAAATTTATCTCTGTTGTCTTTGTTTAACAAGGAACTTGCTACCGGTACACTGCGGGAAGCATCCAGTACGTGTATGGTAGGCTGGTCGTAATTGGGTTCGATCTTAACGGCGGTATGTATCTTGGAGGTCGTGGCTCCGCCAATCAGCAGAGGCTGTTTCATGCCGCGGCGTTTCATTTCTTTCGCCACAAATACCATCTCATCGAGCGAAGGAGTAATCAGTCCGCTTAATCCGATGATGTCTGCCTGTTCTTTCTCGGCAGCATCCAGTATCTTGTCACAAGGCACCATCACGCCCAGGTCTACGATTTCAAAATTATTACAGGCCAACACCACGCCCACAATATTTTTTCCGATGTCGTGAACGTCGCCCTTAACGGTGGCCAATAAGATTTTGCCCTGTTTGTTGCTTTCCCCTGCCTCTTTGGAAGCCTCGATAAACGGCAGGAGATAAGCCACGGATTTCTTCATCACCCGTGCACTTTTCACCACCTGTGGCAGGAACATTTTGCCGGCTCCGAATAAATCACCTACTACATTCATACCGTCCATCAGCGGGCCTTCAATGACGCTCAGTGGTTTGTCATACTGCTGCCGGCATTCTTCCGTATCTTCATCAATGAAGTCAACGATACCCTTGACCAAGGCGTGTTTCAGGCGTTCCTGAACGGATTGGTTTCTCCACACCAGGTCTTCTTCTTTTTTCTTCGCAGTGCCTTTTACGGTTTCTGCGTATTCCAGTAGTCGTTCAGTAGAGTCGTCTCTCCGGTTTAATAAGACATCTTCCACACGCTCTAATAATCCTTTCTCCACATTGTCGTAGACTTCTATCATTGTCGGATTGACGATGCCCATATCCATGCCTTCCTGAATGGCGTGATACAGGAAAGCAGAGTGCATGGCCTCGCGTACAATATTGTTTCCCGGAAAGAGAAAAGAGACGTTGCTGACTCCGCCGCTGACGTGTGCCCCTTTCAGATGGGTGC from Sphingobacteriales bacterium includes these protein-coding regions:
- a CDS encoding helix-turn-helix domain-containing protein — translated: MQMHIGLQIKLARIAKGLTQQELAERIFKTRPLVSHIEQRGEVNEKTLADIRKILDMSEQNNPVSKDSVGYDANVQQKFLQQEVEHLLREIELLKSENEVLRQLADTQKQLIERLKG